A window from Lactobacillus intestinalis encodes these proteins:
- a CDS encoding replication-associated recombination protein A → MTIRKPLADQLRPRTFSEVVGQRDLLGKGKPLQKIIENHVPVSLVLWGPPGTGKSTLAQIIAQEFGYHFEKINASIDNKAKLVKIINNYPDQTFVLLIDEIHRMTKTLQDFLLPYLENGHIMLIGATTENPIMSLVPAVRSRCQIFEFKPLKDDEVAQVVERAVKELYRDDTKVSAEGVKLIAVAANGDLRVALNILETLHAINPQILKIEDVKNFAKSQNFSYDRKATKHYDYLAAYSDSMAGSDTDAALYYLAVLLKNGDLPSVVRRLREIPYTYIGLANPVRVTQIVIAANQAEKVGMPKAIYPLMFATMLMCLSPKSGSFDKIRQELDHDTAHPNQHPMPRGLRDMHYKHSEEITGGGLIKSPFEEPFQVAQQNYMPKGLEGKRYYFAKDNLNEKKLEEQYLKLHKYIYGEDYRNK, encoded by the coding sequence AAGTGGTAGGCCAGAGAGACTTATTAGGAAAAGGAAAGCCTTTGCAAAAAATTATTGAAAACCATGTTCCAGTTTCTTTAGTTTTGTGGGGACCTCCGGGAACGGGCAAATCCACATTAGCTCAAATTATTGCGCAAGAATTTGGCTATCATTTTGAAAAAATAAATGCATCAATTGATAATAAAGCCAAGCTAGTTAAAATAATTAACAATTATCCTGACCAAACTTTTGTTTTATTGATTGATGAAATTCATCGTATGACTAAAACTTTGCAGGATTTTTTGCTACCTTATTTAGAAAATGGCCATATTATGTTAATTGGAGCTACTACTGAGAATCCAATTATGTCATTGGTGCCAGCAGTGAGGTCGCGGTGCCAGATTTTTGAATTTAAGCCTTTAAAAGATGATGAAGTGGCTCAAGTAGTAGAACGAGCAGTTAAAGAATTGTACCGTGATGATACAAAAGTTTCGGCAGAAGGAGTAAAATTAATCGCAGTCGCCGCAAATGGTGATTTACGAGTTGCTTTAAATATTTTAGAAACTCTGCATGCAATTAATCCGCAAATCTTAAAAATAGAGGATGTTAAGAACTTTGCTAAATCTCAAAACTTTAGTTATGATCGTAAAGCCACGAAACATTATGATTATTTAGCAGCTTATTCTGATTCTATGGCTGGCTCAGATACTGATGCGGCCTTGTATTATTTAGCAGTTTTACTAAAAAATGGTGATTTGCCTTCTGTTGTGCGTAGATTGCGTGAAATTCCTTATACTTATATCGGTTTAGCGAATCCAGTCCGAGTTACTCAAATTGTCATTGCAGCCAATCAAGCTGAAAAAGTAGGAATGCCCAAAGCCATTTACCCTTTGATGTTTGCAACCATGTTGATGTGTTTATCACCAAAATCGGGATCTTTTGATAAGATTCGGCAAGAACTTGATCATGATACCGCTCATCCTAATCAACATCCCATGCCACGGGGCCTTCGTGATATGCACTATAAGCATTCTGAGGAGATTACAGGTGGCGGTTTAATTAAATCTCCATTTGAAGAGCCGTTTCAGGTTGCTCAGCAAAATTACATGCCTAAAGGACTGGAAGGAAAAAGGTATTACTTTGCTAAAGATAATCTCAATGAGAAAAAATTAGAAGAACAGTACTTGAAACTCCATAAATATATCTATGGAGAAGATTATCGGAATAAATAA